From Polynucleobacter sp. JS-JIR-II-b4, a single genomic window includes:
- a CDS encoding circularly permuted type 2 ATP-grasp protein, with product MKLPFDEMLDAAGKARPHYQIFHNWLKQQSDTLMGLKRAEADLIFRRVGITFAVYGDDLGSERTIPFDQVPRIFTAKEWEQLEAGLRQRVKALNRFIYDVYHDEDIIKAGIVPAEQIYNNAQYRPEMRNVNIPRDIYAQIAGIDIVRAGEGEFYVLEDNLRVPSGVSYMVEDRKMMMRLFPDLFQKYRIAPVEHYPDLLLECLKSVKPDDVKKPNVVVLTPGMYNSAYFEHSYLAQQMGVELVEGKDLFVKNEQVFMRTTQGPERVDVIYRRVDDDFLDPLAFRSDSTLGVAGLLSAHRAGNVTLANAIGTGIADDKSIYPYVPEMIEFYLGEKPILNNVPTFQCRKADDLAYTLANLDKLVVKLTHGAGGYGMLVGPASTKAEIEEFRTHLIANPDKYIAQPTLALSTCPTFVESGVAPRHIDLRPFVLSGKTIKMVPGGLTRVALKEGSLVVNSSQGGGTKDTWVLEE from the coding sequence ATGAAATTGCCTTTTGACGAAATGCTCGACGCCGCAGGCAAAGCGCGTCCCCACTACCAAATCTTTCACAACTGGCTGAAGCAGCAAAGTGACACCCTCATGGGTCTCAAGCGCGCTGAAGCAGACCTGATCTTTAGGCGCGTAGGCATTACCTTTGCCGTCTACGGAGATGACCTGGGGTCGGAAAGAACGATTCCATTTGATCAAGTGCCGCGCATCTTTACCGCCAAAGAATGGGAGCAACTTGAAGCGGGATTACGTCAACGTGTCAAAGCACTCAATCGCTTTATCTACGACGTGTATCACGATGAAGACATTATTAAAGCAGGCATTGTTCCAGCCGAACAGATTTATAACAATGCGCAATATCGCCCTGAGATGCGCAACGTCAACATACCGCGCGACATCTACGCGCAAATTGCTGGAATCGATATCGTTCGCGCCGGTGAAGGTGAGTTTTACGTTTTAGAAGATAACTTGCGCGTTCCTTCTGGCGTGTCTTACATGGTTGAAGACCGCAAGATGATGATGCGACTCTTTCCAGATCTCTTTCAGAAATATCGCATTGCTCCTGTAGAGCACTATCCAGATCTTTTATTGGAATGCCTCAAGTCTGTGAAGCCGGATGACGTTAAAAAACCAAACGTTGTTGTGTTGACTCCTGGTATGTATAACTCGGCTTACTTTGAGCACAGCTACCTCGCGCAGCAGATGGGGGTTGAGTTGGTAGAAGGCAAAGACTTATTTGTAAAGAATGAGCAAGTCTTTATGCGCACCACTCAAGGACCTGAGCGCGTTGATGTGATCTATCGTCGCGTTGATGATGACTTCTTGGATCCATTGGCATTTCGCTCTGATTCCACTTTAGGCGTCGCGGGCCTCTTATCTGCACACCGTGCTGGTAACGTGACACTGGCAAATGCAATTGGTACCGGTATTGCCGACGACAAATCCATCTACCCATACGTTCCCGAGATGATTGAGTTTTATCTTGGTGAGAAACCGATTCTCAATAACGTTCCTACATTCCAGTGCCGTAAGGCAGATGACTTAGCTTACACATTAGCTAATCTAGATAAGCTGGTGGTGAAGCTGACCCATGGTGCTGGTGGTTATGGCATGTTAGTCGGTCCAGCATCAACCAAAGCAGAGATTGAAGAATTTAGAACTCACCTTATCGCCAATCCAGATAAATATATCGCGCAACCTACATTAGCGTTATCCACCTGCCCCACCTTTGTTGAGTCAGGCGTTGCACCAAGACATATCGACTTAAGGCCTTTTGTTCTTTCAGGCAAAACCATCAAGATGGTTCCCGGTGGATTGACTAGGGTTGCACTCAAAGAAGGTTCTTTAGTAGTGAACTCCTCCCAAGGTGGCGGAACTAAAGATACCTGGGTATTGGAAGAGTGA
- the smpB gene encoding SsrA-binding protein SmpB, whose protein sequence is MSIVDNKKAFFDYFIEERFEAGLVLEGWEVKAIRAGRVHVKEAYVVIRQAELFLIGCHITPLLSASTHIVPDSTRTRKLLLNAIEIKKLIGKVEQKGYTLVPLNLHFSKGNVKCEIGLARGKKQHDKRAATKEREWEVQKGRIARGDLNA, encoded by the coding sequence ATGAGTATCGTCGATAACAAAAAAGCCTTCTTTGATTATTTTATCGAGGAGCGCTTTGAGGCAGGGCTTGTGTTGGAAGGCTGGGAAGTGAAAGCCATCCGCGCAGGTCGCGTGCACGTCAAAGAAGCGTATGTTGTCATTCGCCAGGCGGAGCTATTTTTGATCGGCTGCCATATCACCCCCCTGCTGTCAGCCTCTACCCATATCGTTCCAGACAGTACTCGTACTCGCAAGCTCCTTCTGAATGCGATCGAAATTAAAAAACTCATTGGCAAAGTAGAGCAAAAGGGCTACACCCTGGTGCCGCTAAACCTACATTTCTCCAAAGGCAATGTGAAATGCGAGATTGGCCTCGCTAGAGGTAAAAAGCAGCATGACAAACGCGCAGCCACTAAAGAACGTGAGTGGGAAGTGCAAAAAGGTCGCATTGCCAGAGGCGATTTAAACGCTTAA
- a CDS encoding type II toxin-antitoxin system RatA family toxin, with product MADVYKTVLIGQSADRMYGLVTDVARYPEFLPWCGGVEIFEQTETVLDAKINIHFKGITQYFHTRNVNHRPETIDMVFVDGPFKHFSGQWNFIPLREDACKVEFKLHWEFKSVILDKIIGPVFGHIAGTFVDCFVKRAEDLYG from the coding sequence ATGGCAGACGTCTACAAGACCGTTTTAATTGGCCAATCAGCCGACCGTATGTACGGCTTAGTGACCGATGTCGCCCGCTATCCTGAGTTCTTGCCTTGGTGTGGTGGCGTGGAAATTTTTGAGCAGACTGAAACAGTGCTCGACGCCAAAATCAATATTCATTTCAAAGGCATTACCCAGTATTTTCATACGCGGAATGTGAATCACCGCCCTGAAACGATTGATATGGTCTTTGTAGATGGCCCTTTTAAGCACTTTTCTGGGCAATGGAACTTTATCCCCTTGCGGGAAGATGCTTGTAAGGTGGAGTTCAAGCTGCACTGGGAGTTTAAGAGCGTCATTCTGGACAAGATTATTGGCCCAGTATTTGGCCATATAGCCGGCACCTTTGTGGATTGCTTTGTAAAACGTGCCGAAGATCTCTATGGCTGA
- a CDS encoding RnfH family protein, with translation MAERSLDLMLCDARQGEPELKPFKLLLSADELPTVGLALIRAGIAVGPDDPVLARKGCFGVFGKRKDWDSPIYAGDRLELYSSLLIDPKTVRRKKANQNQDAKFQAAAAKRKARRL, from the coding sequence ATGGCTGAGCGCTCACTTGATCTCATGCTCTGTGATGCCAGGCAGGGTGAGCCAGAGCTGAAGCCGTTCAAGCTCCTTCTGTCAGCGGACGAGTTGCCTACAGTTGGCCTAGCCCTCATTAGGGCTGGGATCGCAGTTGGCCCAGATGACCCTGTTTTGGCCAGAAAAGGCTGCTTTGGGGTCTTTGGCAAGCGTAAGGATTGGGATAGCCCCATTTATGCTGGGGATCGCCTAGAGCTCTATTCCTCGCTACTAATTGACCCTAAAACAGTTCGACGAAAAAAGGCTAATCAGAACCAGGATGCCAAATTCCAGGCTGCCGCAGCTAAAAGAAAGGCTAGGAGGCTATAA
- the guaB gene encoding IMP dehydrogenase: MRLIQKALTFDDVLLVPAYSSVLPRDASLASKLTRDISLNTPLVSAAMDTVTEGRLAIAMASEGGIGIVHKNLKPAEQAREVAKVKRYESGVLRDPITISPDVTLRQVIQLSREHGFSGFPVLVGKEVVGIITNRDLRFEEDLDAPVKTKMTPRERLITVKEGCSLDEAKRLMSHHRLERVLVVNDKFELRGLITVKDILKATEHPNACKDSEGKLRVGAAVGVGPDNDERIELLVRAGVDVIVVDTAHGHSQGVLDRVKWVKKNYPHVQVIGGNIATGDAAKALADHGADGVKVGIGPGSICTTRIVAGVGVPQITAIVNVATALKGTGIPLIADGGIRYSGDVAKALAAGASSVMMGGMFAGTEEAPGEVFLYQGRSYKSYRGMGSLGAMADGSADRYFQSDIVANAEKLVPEGIEGQVPYKGSVLAILHQLTGGIRSSMGYLGCKTIDELHEKANFVEITSAGVRESHVHDVKITKEAPNYHID; encoded by the coding sequence ATGCGACTCATTCAAAAAGCACTCACTTTTGACGATGTGCTCCTCGTACCGGCTTATTCATCGGTACTTCCTCGAGATGCCAGCTTGGCAAGTAAGTTAACTCGAGATATTTCACTCAATACACCATTGGTGTCCGCAGCTATGGATACCGTCACTGAAGGTCGTTTGGCAATCGCCATGGCTAGTGAAGGTGGCATTGGCATCGTTCATAAAAACTTAAAGCCTGCTGAGCAAGCGCGTGAAGTGGCTAAAGTAAAACGGTATGAATCTGGCGTACTACGTGATCCAATCACGATTAGTCCAGATGTGACTTTGCGTCAGGTGATCCAACTTTCTCGTGAACATGGTTTCTCAGGATTCCCAGTGCTCGTTGGTAAAGAGGTTGTTGGCATTATTACGAATCGCGATTTGCGTTTCGAAGAAGACTTAGATGCTCCAGTAAAAACCAAGATGACTCCACGTGAGCGTTTGATTACTGTGAAAGAGGGTTGCTCATTAGATGAAGCAAAGCGCTTAATGAGTCATCATCGTTTAGAGCGCGTATTGGTTGTCAATGACAAGTTTGAGCTGCGTGGCCTCATTACCGTTAAAGATATTCTCAAGGCAACTGAACACCCGAATGCTTGTAAAGATAGCGAAGGTAAATTACGCGTTGGTGCCGCAGTAGGCGTTGGCCCTGATAACGATGAGCGCATTGAGTTATTGGTGCGCGCTGGTGTCGATGTGATCGTTGTAGATACTGCTCATGGCCATAGCCAAGGCGTATTAGATCGCGTGAAATGGGTTAAGAAAAACTACCCTCATGTGCAAGTGATTGGTGGCAATATTGCTACTGGTGATGCTGCTAAGGCATTGGCTGATCATGGCGCGGATGGTGTCAAGGTAGGTATTGGCCCTGGCTCAATCTGTACAACCCGTATTGTTGCTGGTGTAGGTGTCCCGCAAATCACTGCGATTGTGAATGTGGCAACTGCACTTAAGGGCACCGGTATTCCATTGATTGCTGATGGAGGCATACGTTACTCAGGTGACGTTGCAAAAGCATTGGCTGCTGGCGCTAGTTCGGTCATGATGGGCGGTATGTTTGCTGGCACTGAAGAAGCTCCAGGCGAAGTGTTCTTATACCAAGGACGTTCTTACAAGAGCTATCGCGGTATGGGTTCTTTGGGCGCGATGGCGGATGGCTCTGCTGATCGTTACTTCCAGAGCGATATTGTTGCGAATGCAGAAAAGTTAGTGCCGGAAGGTATTGAAGGTCAGGTGCCATACAAAGGTAGCGTGTTGGCAATCTTGCATCAACTCACTGGTGGTATTCGTTCTTCTATGGGCTATCTCGGTTGCAAGACCATTGATGAGCTCCATGAAAAAGCCAACTTCGTAGAAATCACTTCAGCTGGCGTGCGTGAGTCGCACGTTCATGATGTGAAGATTACTAAAGAAGCGCCAAATTACCATATTGATTAA
- the guaA gene encoding glutamine-hydrolyzing GMP synthase gives MHDKILILDFGSQVTQLIARRVRDGRVYSEIHPYDCDPEFIRKFVQEQGGKGIILSGGPSSVTEDGSPRAPQIVFELGVPVLGICYGMQTMATQLGGTVASAESLGKAREFGYSEVRAHGHTNLLKGIQDFSTSEGHGILKVWMSHGDSVTSMPPTFKLMASTESCPIAGMADEERRFYAFQFHPEVTHTIQGTAIIERFVHEICQCKPDWVMGDYIAEAVENIRKQVGDEEVILGLSGGVDSSVAAALIHRAIGDQLTCVFVDHGLLRLNEGDMVMEMFARNLGVKVIRVDAKEKFMGELAGVADPEAKRKIIGKEFVEIFQTESGKIHNAKWLAQGTIYPDVIESAGKGKKGAHTIKSHHNVGGLPEDMHLKLLEPLRELFKDEVRELGVALGLPREMVYRHPFPGPGLGVRILGEVKAEFASLLQRADAIFIEELRNTIDEASQKSWYDLTSQAFAVFLPVKSVGVMGDGRTYEYVVALRAVQTQDFMTAHWAHLPHELLGKVSNRIINEVRGINRVVYDISGKPPATIEWE, from the coding sequence GTGCACGACAAAATACTGATTCTCGACTTTGGTTCGCAAGTAACTCAACTCATTGCTCGGCGTGTACGTGATGGACGCGTGTATTCAGAGATCCATCCCTACGATTGCGATCCTGAATTCATTCGTAAGTTTGTTCAGGAACAGGGTGGTAAAGGCATTATTCTTTCTGGCGGCCCAAGTTCCGTCACTGAAGACGGTAGTCCCCGTGCACCCCAAATCGTTTTTGAGCTTGGCGTGCCTGTTTTGGGGATTTGCTACGGCATGCAAACCATGGCTACCCAATTAGGTGGCACAGTTGCTTCCGCAGAGTCTTTGGGTAAAGCGCGTGAGTTTGGTTACTCCGAAGTGCGCGCTCATGGGCACACAAATTTGCTTAAAGGCATTCAGGACTTCTCCACCAGTGAAGGTCATGGGATTTTGAAGGTATGGATGAGTCATGGTGACTCAGTCACCTCAATGCCACCTACATTTAAGTTAATGGCCTCTACTGAGTCTTGCCCAATTGCCGGCATGGCGGATGAAGAGCGTCGCTTCTATGCATTTCAGTTTCATCCAGAAGTCACTCATACCATTCAAGGCACTGCAATCATTGAGCGCTTTGTGCACGAGATTTGCCAATGCAAACCGGACTGGGTAATGGGTGATTACATTGCAGAAGCGGTTGAGAATATTCGCAAGCAAGTAGGTGATGAAGAGGTCATACTTGGTTTATCTGGCGGCGTTGACTCTAGTGTTGCTGCGGCCTTAATTCATCGTGCGATTGGCGATCAGCTCACTTGCGTATTTGTGGATCATGGCCTGCTTCGTCTGAATGAAGGCGACATGGTGATGGAAATGTTCGCGCGGAATTTGGGTGTGAAGGTAATTCGTGTCGATGCTAAAGAGAAATTCATGGGTGAGTTGGCTGGTGTTGCTGATCCAGAAGCCAAGCGCAAGATCATCGGTAAAGAATTTGTAGAAATTTTTCAGACTGAGTCTGGGAAGATTCACAATGCCAAATGGCTAGCTCAAGGAACCATTTATCCGGACGTGATTGAGTCTGCTGGCAAGGGCAAGAAGGGCGCTCACACCATTAAGAGTCACCATAACGTTGGCGGCTTGCCTGAAGACATGCATCTCAAATTGCTCGAGCCCTTGCGTGAGCTCTTCAAGGATGAAGTTCGTGAACTTGGTGTAGCTTTAGGTCTCCCGCGTGAAATGGTGTATCGCCATCCGTTCCCAGGTCCAGGCCTTGGCGTACGTATCTTGGGTGAGGTCAAAGCGGAGTTTGCGAGCTTGCTGCAACGTGCTGACGCCATTTTCATTGAAGAGTTGCGCAATACGATTGATGAAGCTAGTCAAAAATCTTGGTATGACCTTACTAGTCAAGCGTTCGCTGTTTTTTTGCCAGTGAAGTCTGTCGGTGTCATGGGCGACGGCAGAACATATGAATATGTTGTTGCTCTCAGGGCGGTTCAAACCCAAGACTTTATGACTGCGCATTGGGCTCACTTGCCGCATGAGTTGTTAGGTAAGGTTTCCAACCGCATCATCAATGAAGTGCGCGGCATCAATCGAGTTGTATATGACATCAGCGGAAAACCGCCTGCAACGATTGAATGGGAATAA
- a CDS encoding ferritin-like domain-containing protein, protein MLELREASLVILASTDAQNKVSQLLGLFDSYHKQQITLDIAHKIDAQGLSLPGRPLKPELVLPKLVPKRRMDTPEGRAGLLHSLAHIEFNAMNLALDAIWRFPDMPKEYYEDWLKVAKEEAYHFSLVNEHLHVLGFAYGDFPAHNSLWEMVERTTDSVIARMALVPRTMEARGLDAVPAIRDRFKQIKEVRAVEILEIILNDEIGHVLIGNRWFNFLCAQDNISPITAYRELAAKYRAPVLKPPFNMEARKQAGFTTEELALLGS, encoded by the coding sequence ATGCTTGAGTTACGCGAAGCTTCACTCGTAATCCTAGCAAGCACTGATGCACAAAACAAAGTAAGTCAGTTACTCGGTTTGTTTGATAGCTATCACAAACAACAAATTACTCTGGATATTGCCCATAAGATAGATGCTCAAGGCCTTTCTCTACCTGGGCGTCCGCTAAAGCCAGAATTGGTACTTCCTAAGCTAGTTCCCAAAAGAAGAATGGATACGCCTGAGGGAAGGGCGGGCTTATTACATTCGCTTGCCCATATTGAATTTAATGCGATGAACCTTGCACTAGATGCCATCTGGCGTTTCCCAGATATGCCTAAGGAATACTATGAGGACTGGTTAAAGGTTGCTAAAGAAGAGGCCTATCACTTCAGCCTGGTAAACGAACATTTGCATGTGCTTGGGTTTGCTTATGGAGATTTCCCTGCTCATAATAGTTTGTGGGAGATGGTCGAGAGAACAACGGATTCGGTGATTGCCAGAATGGCCTTGGTACCCAGAACAATGGAAGCAAGAGGCTTAGATGCGGTGCCAGCGATTCGAGATCGCTTCAAGCAAATTAAAGAAGTTCGTGCGGTGGAGATATTGGAAATTATTCTCAATGATGAAATTGGTCATGTGTTGATTGGCAATCGTTGGTTTAATTTCTTGTGCGCCCAAGATAATATTTCTCCAATCACTGCTTATCGAGAGTTGGCTGCCAAATATCGTGCGCCTGTTTTAAAGCCCCCATTCAATATGGAGGCCCGCAAGCAAGCTGGCTTTACAACTGAAGAGCTAGCTCTTCTTGGTTCATAG
- a CDS encoding radical SAM protein has protein sequence MTQLNTPYPSTAYLTGFLRSRSVDAVQEDLALALVLSFFTPGGMAEIHAEALTVPEESRSASVNFFLDYFDAYQSTIAPTIGFLQGRDSTLSHRINTRDFLPEGPRFASLDAFDDEEAGDSLSWAFGALGSQDRARHLATLYLNDLSDVLRDAVDDRFEFVRYAESLASSQPTFTPLADALQAKPTLMDQHLQVLASKAIEHHQPDLVLLSVPFPGAMYAALRIAQVIKKSHPEIKIALGGGYVNTELRELSDARIFDYVDFITLDSGERPLLALLEHLGGKRSAERLIRTFIRNSKNQVQYLNWQELDVPFEEVGTATWDGLPLDSYLSLLDMLNPMHRLWSDGRWNKLTVAHGCYWKKCSFCDVSLDYISRYETASASLLVDRIEQIVHETGQTGFHFVDEAAPPKILKALAEELIRRKIVISWWGNIRFEKTFTPELAELLAKSGCIAMSGGLEVASDRLLNLMKKGVSVEQVAQVTKGFSDAGILVHAYLMYGFPTQTVQETVDALEYVRQLFENGCIQSGFFHRFICTVHSPVGLNPQEYGIELIPLPEITFAKNDVAFIDPTGVDHDVLGQGLKKAIYNYMHGVGFEIKTKSWFDGLGIAVPKTTIPKNFIQNALYR, from the coding sequence ATGACTCAGCTGAATACGCCATATCCTTCTACGGCTTATCTCACTGGGTTCTTGAGGTCTCGTAGTGTTGACGCTGTTCAAGAGGATCTTGCCTTAGCTTTGGTGCTCAGTTTCTTTACTCCAGGGGGTATGGCTGAGATTCATGCCGAAGCGCTCACTGTTCCTGAAGAGAGCCGCAGTGCGAGCGTTAATTTTTTCCTAGACTACTTTGATGCCTATCAATCCACTATTGCTCCTACCATTGGCTTCTTGCAGGGGCGCGATAGCACTTTAAGTCATCGTATCAATACCCGTGATTTTTTGCCTGAGGGGCCACGCTTTGCTTCTCTTGATGCATTTGATGACGAGGAGGCGGGTGATTCTTTGTCTTGGGCCTTTGGTGCTCTGGGGTCGCAAGACAGGGCGCGACATCTAGCCACCCTTTATCTCAATGATTTATCCGATGTATTGCGTGATGCTGTTGATGATCGCTTTGAATTCGTGCGCTATGCAGAATCCTTAGCAAGTAGTCAACCTACGTTTACGCCTTTGGCCGATGCGCTACAAGCTAAACCAACGCTTATGGATCAGCATTTACAAGTATTAGCTAGTAAAGCAATTGAGCATCACCAGCCAGACTTAGTGCTCCTATCTGTGCCTTTCCCAGGGGCAATGTATGCGGCCTTGCGTATCGCCCAGGTGATTAAAAAATCACATCCAGAAATCAAGATTGCTTTGGGTGGTGGTTATGTCAATACTGAGCTTCGAGAGCTATCTGATGCTCGTATTTTTGATTATGTAGATTTCATTACGCTAGATTCTGGCGAGAGGCCGTTGCTTGCCTTGCTTGAGCACCTTGGTGGCAAGCGTTCCGCGGAGAGGCTGATACGCACCTTTATTCGCAATTCCAAAAACCAAGTGCAATATCTGAATTGGCAAGAGCTTGATGTGCCTTTTGAAGAGGTTGGAACTGCTACTTGGGATGGATTACCGCTGGATTCTTATTTATCTCTTTTGGATATGCTTAATCCGATGCATCGCCTATGGAGTGACGGCCGCTGGAATAAGTTAACTGTTGCGCATGGCTGTTATTGGAAAAAGTGTAGCTTCTGCGATGTATCTCTTGATTACATCTCTCGTTATGAAACTGCGTCAGCCAGTTTATTGGTGGACCGCATTGAGCAAATTGTTCATGAGACTGGGCAGACAGGATTTCATTTTGTGGATGAAGCTGCGCCACCTAAGATATTAAAAGCACTGGCTGAGGAGCTCATTCGCCGTAAGATCGTGATCTCTTGGTGGGGTAATATTCGCTTTGAGAAAACCTTCACACCTGAATTGGCGGAGCTTTTAGCAAAAAGTGGATGTATTGCGATGTCTGGAGGTCTTGAAGTAGCCTCTGATCGTCTGCTCAATCTCATGAAAAAGGGTGTATCAGTAGAGCAGGTCGCTCAAGTTACCAAAGGTTTCTCGGATGCAGGAATCTTGGTTCATGCTTATTTAATGTATGGTTTCCCTACGCAAACCGTCCAGGAGACGGTGGATGCCCTGGAATATGTAAGGCAGCTTTTTGAGAATGGCTGTATACAAAGCGGCTTCTTTCATCGTTTTATCTGTACCGTGCATTCTCCTGTGGGTCTGAATCCGCAAGAGTACGGAATTGAACTCATTCCATTGCCGGAAATTACTTTCGCTAAGAATGATGTCGCCTTTATTGATCCAACCGGGGTTGATCATGATGTGCTCGGTCAAGGGCTAAAAAAGGCCATCTATAACTATATGCATGGCGTAGGCTTTGAGATCAAAACTAAGTCTTGGTTTGATGGTTTGGGCATTGCCGTACCAAAGACAACTATCCCTAAGAATTTCATACAAAACGCTTTATATCGCTAG
- the queE gene encoding 7-carboxy-7-deazaguanine synthase: MYTVKELFPTLQGEGTHTGRAAVFCRFAGCNLWSGREEDRATAICQFCDTDFVGSDGAGGGKFETAALLADAIEASWRSTLAGPQQRYVVFTGGEPLLQLDEELIAALHQKGFEVAIETNGTIKVPKGVDWVCVSPKAGSDLIVLQADELKLVIPQNDHQALEKLMARFEGMDYRNRFLQPMDGQNLKSNTELAVSLCQKRPLWRLSLQSHKLIGIR; this comes from the coding sequence ATGTATACCGTAAAAGAACTATTTCCCACACTCCAAGGCGAAGGCACCCACACTGGTAGGGCGGCCGTATTTTGTCGTTTTGCTGGATGCAATCTTTGGAGCGGTCGTGAAGAGGATCGCGCAACAGCTATTTGCCAGTTTTGCGATACCGATTTTGTAGGTAGCGATGGTGCTGGGGGTGGCAAGTTTGAAACTGCCGCTTTACTTGCTGATGCCATCGAGGCTTCATGGCGTAGCACCTTAGCCGGTCCCCAGCAGCGTTATGTGGTTTTCACGGGTGGAGAGCCACTCTTGCAATTAGACGAAGAGTTGATTGCAGCGCTTCATCAAAAAGGTTTTGAAGTGGCGATTGAAACGAACGGCACCATTAAAGTTCCCAAAGGAGTTGATTGGGTTTGTGTAAGCCCTAAAGCTGGCTCTGATCTGATTGTTCTTCAAGCGGATGAGTTAAAGCTAGTCATCCCACAAAATGACCATCAAGCCTTAGAAAAACTCATGGCCCGCTTTGAGGGAATGGATTATCGTAATCGTTTCTTGCAACCCATGGATGGGCAAAACCTCAAAAGTAATACTGAGTTAGCAGTAAGCTTATGTCAAAAGCGGCCCTTGTGGAGATTGAGTTTGCAATCTCATAAACTGATTGGGATTCGATAG
- the queD gene encoding 6-carboxytetrahydropterin synthase QueD, whose protein sequence is MTNKQPAISITRRLEFDSGHRIPNHDGQCRHLHGHRYAIEVTLTGEVADHPGKADDGMVLDFGDIKRLTNQYVVDLWDHAFLVAKEDEGLVAFLSTLPDHKTVIMEHVPTVENLANAAFAILKPVFSKAFSGRLELTSIRLYETPNCWADVHPV, encoded by the coding sequence ATGACAAATAAACAGCCTGCCATCTCTATTACCCGCCGCCTTGAGTTTGACTCCGGGCATCGTATTCCCAATCATGATGGTCAATGTCGGCATCTGCACGGACATCGCTATGCAATAGAAGTCACGCTGACTGGTGAGGTAGCCGATCATCCTGGTAAAGCAGATGATGGCATGGTGCTCGACTTTGGTGATATCAAGCGTTTAACAAACCAATACGTAGTGGATCTTTGGGACCATGCATTTTTAGTGGCCAAAGAGGACGAAGGTCTGGTTGCATTCTTATCAACCTTACCTGATCACAAGACGGTCATCATGGAGCATGTCCCAACTGTTGAGAACTTAGCTAACGCAGCTTTTGCAATCTTGAAACCCGTTTTCAGCAAAGCTTTTAGTGGCCGCTTAGAGCTCACTTCCATTCGTCTTTATGAGACGCCCAATTGCTGGGCTGATGTGCATCCTGTCTAA
- the tadA gene encoding tRNA adenosine(34) deaminase TadA yields MTQTELDQQYMLMAIEQAQLAAQSGEVPVGAVLVRDGQVISKAFNKPIANHDPSAHAEMLALREAALVDENYRIPGSTLYVTLEPCAMCSGAILHARIDRVVYGAQDPKTGAAGSVLDIFSSKQINHQTSVEGGIMSEECGQLLRDFFKGRR; encoded by the coding sequence ATGACGCAAACAGAGCTTGACCAGCAATATATGCTTATGGCAATTGAGCAAGCTCAGTTGGCAGCGCAATCAGGAGAAGTTCCTGTAGGCGCAGTGCTAGTTCGGGATGGCCAAGTCATCTCGAAGGCATTTAACAAGCCGATTGCAAACCATGATCCTAGCGCCCATGCTGAAATGCTAGCCTTGCGAGAAGCCGCGCTAGTCGATGAGAATTACCGTATCCCAGGTAGCACCTTATATGTCACTCTTGAGCCTTGTGCGATGTGCTCCGGTGCTATTCTCCATGCTAGGATTGATCGAGTGGTTTATGGGGCACAAGACCCCAAAACAGGTGCTGCTGGTAGCGTGCTAGATATATTTTCTTCAAAACAGATTAATCACCAGACCAGTGTTGAAGGTGGCATCATGAGTGAAGAGTGCGGTCAATTGCTGCGTGATTTTTTTAAGGGGCGACGTTGA